A DNA window from Mycolicibacter terrae contains the following coding sequences:
- a CDS encoding acyl-CoA dehydrogenase family protein has protein sequence MELHETEERRALRKAVSEIAKDFGHDYYVAKSLGGEKSSELWHAVGEQGFLGINIAEEYGGGGGGIYDMQIVGEELAAAGCPLLMTVVSPTICGTIIQAFGSDELKARWLPGIASGEVIMAFAITEPDAGSNSHNISTYAKRVGGDWILNGTKYYISGVDEAEAILVVTRTATDDRGRGRLSLLVVPTDAPGLTKTLIPVQAVTPEKQFTLFFDDVRVPAENLIGAENDGLRQVFMGLNPERIMGAALGNGIGRYALDKASAYARERKVWDVPIGAHQGLSHPLAHAKIQLELARLMTQRAASLHDAGDPGSAEASNMAKYAAAEAGILALDQAIQTHGGNGLATEYGLATLWGPARLMRTAPISREMILNYVAQHSLNLPRSY, from the coding sequence ATGGAACTGCACGAGACCGAGGAGCGGCGAGCGCTGCGCAAGGCCGTGTCCGAGATCGCCAAGGACTTCGGGCACGACTACTACGTGGCCAAGTCGCTCGGCGGGGAAAAGAGTTCGGAACTCTGGCACGCCGTCGGGGAACAGGGGTTCCTCGGGATCAACATCGCCGAGGAGTACGGCGGCGGTGGCGGCGGCATCTACGACATGCAGATCGTCGGTGAGGAACTGGCCGCGGCCGGCTGCCCGCTGCTGATGACGGTGGTCTCCCCCACCATCTGCGGCACGATCATCCAGGCTTTCGGCAGCGACGAACTCAAGGCACGCTGGCTGCCGGGCATCGCCAGCGGCGAGGTCATCATGGCGTTCGCGATCACCGAGCCGGATGCGGGCTCGAACTCGCACAACATCTCCACCTACGCCAAGCGCGTCGGCGGGGATTGGATACTCAACGGCACCAAGTACTACATTTCCGGCGTCGACGAGGCGGAGGCCATCCTGGTCGTCACCCGCACCGCGACCGACGACCGCGGACGCGGACGGCTGAGCCTGCTCGTGGTCCCGACCGACGCGCCCGGGCTGACCAAGACCCTCATCCCGGTGCAGGCGGTGACACCTGAAAAGCAGTTCACGCTGTTCTTCGACGACGTGCGGGTGCCGGCCGAGAACCTGATCGGCGCGGAAAACGACGGTTTGCGTCAGGTATTCATGGGCCTCAACCCCGAACGCATCATGGGCGCCGCCCTGGGAAACGGCATCGGCCGCTACGCGCTGGACAAGGCCTCTGCCTACGCGCGCGAGCGCAAGGTCTGGGACGTGCCGATCGGAGCCCACCAGGGCCTGTCCCACCCGCTTGCGCACGCTAAAATCCAGCTGGAGCTGGCCCGGCTGATGACCCAGCGGGCGGCCTCATTGCACGACGCCGGCGATCCCGGTTCCGCGGAGGCGTCGAACATGGCCAAATACGCTGCGGCCGAGGCGGGCATCCTCGCCCTCGACCAGGCGATCCAGACCCACGGCGGCAACGGGTTGGCCACCGAGTACGGGCTGGCCACTCTCTGGGGCCCGGCACGGCTGATGCGGACCGCGCCGATCAGCCGAGAGATGATCCTCAACTACGTGGCACAGCACAGCCTCAACCTGCCACGATCGTACTGA
- a CDS encoding acyl-CoA dehydrogenase family protein produces the protein MTAGATHMKQPDQREAEAAAADPWMTPERISLRNLAMSFTQKEIVPHLQDWEDAGELPRELHRRAAAAGLLGIGFAEEIGGSGGDLRDLVLLTEAVMEAGGSSGLLASLLTHHIAVPHMAAQGDPEQIRSFVVPTLAGEKIGSLGITEPDTGSDVAGIRTTARRDGDHYVVNGAKLFITSGVRADFVTTAVRTGGPGPSGISLLVVERGAAGFAVSRTLKKMGWLCSDTAELGFSDVRVPVVNLVGPEGSGFLQIMQQFQVERAFIAVQCYATAQRCLDLTLEWVKQRETFGRPLSTRQVVRHKIVDMATAVDVARTYTRAAVDRIIAGDTDVRMVSMAKNQAVEACALAVDTAVQLYGGMGYLRETEVERHYRDSRILGIGGGTTEIMKEIIAKQIGL, from the coding sequence ATCACAGCAGGAGCAACTCACATGAAACAGCCGGATCAGCGGGAAGCGGAGGCGGCCGCAGCCGACCCGTGGATGACGCCCGAGCGCATCTCGTTGCGCAACCTCGCCATGTCGTTCACCCAGAAGGAGATCGTTCCTCACCTGCAAGACTGGGAGGACGCCGGAGAACTCCCTAGAGAACTCCACCGCCGCGCAGCCGCAGCGGGGTTGCTGGGCATCGGGTTCGCGGAAGAGATCGGTGGCTCCGGCGGTGACCTGCGCGACCTGGTGCTGCTCACCGAGGCCGTGATGGAGGCCGGCGGCTCCTCGGGCTTGCTGGCCAGCCTACTTACGCATCACATCGCAGTGCCCCATATGGCCGCGCAGGGCGATCCCGAGCAGATCCGCAGCTTCGTGGTGCCGACCCTGGCCGGGGAGAAGATCGGCAGCCTCGGCATCACCGAACCCGACACCGGTTCTGACGTCGCCGGCATCCGTACTACCGCACGGCGCGACGGCGACCATTACGTGGTCAACGGTGCGAAGCTGTTCATCACCTCGGGTGTCCGCGCCGATTTCGTGACCACCGCCGTGCGTACCGGCGGCCCGGGCCCGTCGGGGATTTCACTGCTCGTGGTGGAGCGTGGCGCCGCGGGTTTCGCGGTCTCGCGGACACTGAAGAAGATGGGCTGGCTGTGCTCCGACACCGCTGAACTCGGATTCAGCGACGTGCGCGTGCCGGTGGTCAATCTGGTTGGCCCCGAAGGCAGCGGATTCCTGCAGATCATGCAACAGTTCCAAGTCGAACGTGCTTTCATCGCCGTCCAGTGCTACGCCACGGCCCAGCGCTGCCTCGACCTGACGCTGGAGTGGGTCAAGCAGCGCGAAACCTTCGGTCGACCGCTATCCACCCGACAGGTGGTGCGGCACAAGATCGTCGACATGGCCACGGCCGTAGACGTTGCCCGTACCTATACCCGCGCCGCCGTGGACCGCATCATCGCGGGTGACACCGACGTGCGGATGGTCTCGATGGCGAAGAACCAGGCCGTGGAAGCCTGTGCGCTTGCCGTCGACACCGCCGTGCAGCTCTACGGTGGCATGGGCTATCTGCGCGAGACCGAGGTCGAACGGCACTATCGCGATTCGCGCATCCTGGGTATCGGGGGCGGCACCACCGAAATCATGAAGGAGATCATCGCCAAGCAGATTGGCCTCTGA
- a CDS encoding acyl-CoA carboxylase subunit beta yields MIDVLPDRVDTRAPVYLENREGLIAQLHALAEQLALANGGGGEKYVARHRSRGKMLARERVELLIDPDTAFLELCPFAAWGTKFPVGGSVVVGIGIVEGVESMIIAHDPTVRGGASNPYTFRKVFRGMAVARENRLPIINVVESGGADLPTQAEIFVPGGQLFNDLTQHSAQGLPTLALVFGNSTAGGAYIPGMCDYVVMVRNRSKVFLGGPPLVKMATGEVSDDESLGGADMHARTSGLADYMAEDEQDAIRIGRRIMARLNWRKLGPGPTQPPTPPLRDPDQLLGIASVDPKVPFDPRDVIARIVDGSAFDEFKPLYGTSLVTGWASIHGYPVGILANARGILFSEEAEKAAQFIQLANQIDTPLVFLQNTTGYMVGAEYEQGGIIKDGAKMINAVSNSAVPHLTIVMGASYGAGNYGMCGRSYSPRFLFTWPNSRSAVMGPAQLAGVLSIVARESAADRGLPFDEEADAQMRAAVEGQIERESLALANSGRLYDDGIIDPRDTRTVLGFCLSVVHNSEIRGQRGYGVFRM; encoded by the coding sequence TTGATTGACGTCCTGCCCGACCGGGTCGACACCCGCGCGCCGGTATACCTCGAGAATCGCGAGGGACTCATCGCGCAGCTCCATGCGCTCGCCGAACAGCTGGCGCTGGCCAACGGTGGCGGCGGCGAGAAGTACGTCGCCCGGCACCGTAGCCGCGGCAAGATGCTGGCTCGGGAGCGCGTCGAGCTGCTCATCGACCCCGACACGGCCTTCCTGGAACTCTGTCCGTTCGCGGCGTGGGGCACGAAGTTTCCGGTGGGCGGCAGCGTTGTGGTCGGCATCGGCATCGTCGAAGGCGTCGAGTCGATGATCATCGCGCACGACCCGACCGTGCGCGGCGGAGCCTCGAACCCCTACACCTTCCGAAAAGTGTTCCGGGGCATGGCAGTCGCCCGCGAGAACCGGCTGCCCATCATCAACGTCGTCGAGTCGGGCGGGGCGGACCTGCCCACGCAGGCCGAGATCTTCGTGCCCGGGGGCCAGCTATTCAACGACCTCACCCAGCACAGCGCGCAGGGCCTGCCGACACTGGCGCTGGTATTCGGTAACTCGACGGCAGGCGGCGCGTACATCCCCGGCATGTGTGATTACGTGGTGATGGTCCGCAACCGGTCCAAGGTCTTCCTCGGTGGTCCGCCGCTGGTGAAGATGGCGACCGGCGAAGTGTCCGACGACGAGTCGCTCGGCGGCGCCGACATGCACGCCCGCACCTCCGGGCTGGCCGACTACATGGCCGAGGACGAGCAGGACGCCATCCGGATCGGGCGGCGCATCATGGCCAGACTGAACTGGCGCAAGCTCGGGCCCGGCCCGACACAGCCACCGACCCCCCCGCTGCGAGACCCCGACCAACTCCTCGGGATCGCTTCGGTGGACCCGAAGGTTCCCTTCGACCCACGTGATGTCATCGCCCGAATCGTGGACGGGTCCGCCTTCGACGAGTTCAAGCCGCTATACGGCACCTCGCTGGTCACCGGTTGGGCCTCGATCCACGGATACCCGGTAGGGATCCTTGCCAACGCGCGCGGAATCCTGTTCAGCGAGGAGGCGGAGAAGGCCGCCCAGTTTATTCAGCTGGCGAACCAGATCGACACGCCACTGGTGTTTCTGCAGAACACCACCGGCTACATGGTCGGCGCGGAGTACGAGCAGGGTGGCATCATCAAGGACGGCGCGAAGATGATCAACGCCGTCTCCAACAGCGCTGTCCCACACCTGACGATCGTGATGGGCGCGTCCTACGGTGCGGGCAATTACGGGATGTGCGGGCGGTCCTACTCTCCCCGCTTCCTGTTCACCTGGCCCAACTCGCGTTCGGCCGTCATGGGCCCGGCCCAGCTCGCGGGCGTGCTGTCGATCGTGGCCCGCGAGTCGGCCGCCGACCGGGGGCTCCCGTTCGACGAGGAGGCCGACGCCCAGATGCGCGCTGCCGTCGAGGGCCAGATCGAGCGTGAGTCGTTGGCGCTGGCCAACAGCGGCAGGCTCTACGACGACGGGATCATCGACCCGCGCGACACCCGTACCGTTCTCGGGTTCTGCCTTTCCGTGGTCCACAACAGCGAGATCCGTGGCCAGCGTGGCTACGGCGTGTTCCGGATGTGA
- a CDS encoding acyl-CoA synthetase — protein sequence MDRGIGQWVTKRAFLNGQRTALVQGDTSFTYSDFDRRTNQVASSLLRLGVRKGDRVAILLVNSVEFLEVLLGCAKIGAITIPINVRLAGPEIGYILADSGADVFVFHAPLAAAAVSALTEPGVRVRHTLRAGGAPADGEIPYTDLLSDGAPAPLDSDVEGRDPAFIMYTSGTTGRPKGAILTHDNLLWNAINVLGAEQGLTGSDVTVAVAPMFHIGGLGVHTLPLLYVGGTSVILPSFDPVGTLKAMAESRATVQFMVPAMWSALTQVPDFDSYDLSALRLAMGGGAPMPLTVIDFMHQRGVPFTEGFGMTETAPMVSVLDAANITTRAGSIGRVAMHVDARIVDADDRDVPADTVGELLVRGSNVFVGYWMKPATTAEAFRGGWFHTGDLGRIDVDGYITLVDRKKDMIISGGENVYPIEVEQVLFRHPGVLDAAVVGGPDDKWGERVVAVVVADPAAEQVPGADELIAWCRERLAHFKCPREVHFLAELPRNATGKLLKTELRRRFTGVEGGVVQR from the coding sequence ATGGATCGCGGTATCGGTCAGTGGGTCACCAAACGGGCCTTCCTCAACGGGCAGCGCACAGCGCTCGTCCAAGGTGACACCAGCTTCACGTACTCCGACTTCGATCGGCGCACCAACCAGGTGGCCTCGAGCCTGTTGCGTCTCGGTGTCCGTAAGGGGGACCGGGTGGCCATACTGCTGGTGAACTCGGTCGAGTTCCTGGAGGTCCTCCTCGGCTGCGCGAAGATCGGCGCCATCACCATCCCGATCAACGTCCGGCTCGCCGGCCCGGAGATCGGCTACATCCTCGCCGACTCCGGCGCCGACGTGTTCGTGTTCCACGCGCCGCTAGCAGCGGCGGCGGTCAGCGCGCTGACCGAGCCTGGGGTCCGGGTCCGCCACACCCTCCGGGCCGGGGGCGCCCCGGCCGACGGCGAGATCCCCTACACCGACCTGCTCTCCGACGGTGCGCCCGCGCCACTCGACAGCGACGTCGAGGGCCGCGACCCCGCGTTCATCATGTACACCTCGGGCACCACCGGCCGCCCGAAGGGCGCCATCCTCACCCACGACAACCTACTGTGGAACGCCATCAACGTGCTGGGCGCCGAACAAGGCCTGACCGGCAGCGACGTGACTGTCGCAGTCGCCCCGATGTTCCACATCGGCGGGCTCGGGGTACATACGTTGCCGTTGCTCTACGTCGGCGGGACCAGCGTGATCCTGCCGTCGTTCGACCCGGTGGGCACGCTCAAGGCGATGGCCGAGAGCCGGGCCACCGTCCAGTTCATGGTGCCGGCGATGTGGTCGGCGCTGACCCAGGTGCCCGACTTCGACTCCTACGACCTCTCCGCGCTGCGTCTGGCCATGGGCGGCGGCGCACCGATGCCGCTGACTGTCATCGACTTCATGCACCAACGCGGAGTCCCCTTCACCGAGGGATTCGGGATGACCGAGACCGCCCCCATGGTCTCGGTCTTGGACGCCGCCAACATCACCACGCGGGCCGGGTCGATCGGCCGGGTCGCCATGCACGTCGATGCCCGAATCGTCGACGCCGACGACCGGGACGTCCCGGCCGACACCGTCGGCGAGCTCCTGGTGCGCGGATCCAACGTGTTCGTCGGGTACTGGATGAAGCCGGCGACCACCGCCGAGGCCTTCCGGGGCGGCTGGTTCCACACCGGCGATCTCGGCCGGATCGACGTCGACGGCTACATCACGCTCGTCGACCGCAAGAAGGACATGATCATCTCGGGCGGGGAAAATGTCTACCCCATCGAGGTCGAGCAGGTGCTGTTCCGTCACCCCGGTGTGCTCGACGCCGCGGTCGTCGGCGGTCCGGACGACAAGTGGGGTGAGCGCGTCGTCGCCGTGGTGGTGGCCGACCCAGCCGCCGAACAGGTACCCGGCGCCGACGAACTGATCGCCTGGTGCCGCGAACGGCTGGCGCATTTCAAGTGCCCGCGCGAGGTGCACTTCCTTGCCGAGCTGCCCCGCAACGCCACCGGCAAGCTCCTCAAGACCGAGCTGCGCAGGCGATTCACCGGTGTCGAGGGCGGCGTCGTCCAGCGCTGA
- a CDS encoding alpha/beta fold hydrolase has translation MTSTFERVRNEDGTALAADVYRHESARAVVILLHGGGQNRHAWATTARRLHARGYTVVAYDARGHGDSEWDPDGRYDLDRLASDLLSIRRYASDGRPPAVVGASLGGMTVLGTHLVAPADLWGAVVLVDITPRMEFHGARRVVSFMGAHPDGFDTLDAAADVIAQYNRHRARPKNLDGLRKVLQQRDDGRWIWRWDPAFIASNFEFLQGDPATGAKEFGAISDLLIEGARRVRAPTLLIRGVHSDVTSQQSVEEFLEVVPHAEAVDVSGTGHMVAGDDNDAFTSAVADFLDRTLNDSSD, from the coding sequence ATGACCTCAACGTTCGAGCGCGTCCGCAACGAAGACGGAACCGCCCTTGCAGCCGATGTCTACCGACACGAATCCGCCCGCGCGGTCGTCATACTGCTGCACGGCGGTGGACAGAACCGCCATGCCTGGGCGACTACGGCGCGCCGCTTACACGCGCGCGGGTATACCGTCGTCGCTTACGACGCCCGCGGTCACGGCGACAGCGAGTGGGACCCCGATGGTCGATACGATCTCGACCGACTTGCATCCGACCTGCTGTCGATTCGCCGATATGCCAGCGATGGCCGCCCGCCAGCTGTCGTTGGCGCATCCTTGGGCGGCATGACGGTGTTGGGAACGCATTTGGTGGCGCCTGCCGATCTGTGGGGAGCCGTCGTACTGGTCGACATAACTCCGCGAATGGAGTTTCACGGAGCACGCCGCGTCGTGTCTTTCATGGGCGCCCATCCCGACGGATTCGATACGCTCGACGCGGCCGCGGACGTCATTGCCCAGTACAACCGGCATCGCGCTCGGCCCAAGAACTTGGACGGTCTCCGAAAGGTCTTGCAGCAGCGCGACGACGGTCGGTGGATCTGGCGATGGGATCCGGCGTTCATAGCTTCCAACTTCGAGTTCCTGCAGGGCGACCCAGCAACTGGTGCCAAAGAATTCGGCGCCATAAGCGACCTTCTCATCGAAGGGGCCCGCCGCGTGCGAGCACCAACGCTTCTCATTCGCGGCGTTCACTCCGACGTGACGTCGCAGCAGTCGGTCGAGGAGTTCCTCGAAGTCGTACCGCACGCCGAGGCTGTCGACGTTTCGGGCACGGGCCACATGGTTGCGGGCGACGACAACGACGCCTTCACTTCGGCAGTCGCAGATTTTCTCGACCGCACGCTGAACGACTCGTCGGACTGA
- a CDS encoding ATP-binding protein codes for MPVIKKLLVANRGEIARRVFRTCRELGIATVAVYSDADADAWHVDDADEAVRLPGSSPAETYLDGDRVIAAALLTGADAVHPGYGFMSENAGFARACADAGLVFVGPPPDAIDAMGSKLTAKAMMADAGVPVLPGGDATGLDPDKLRKLGAEIGYPLLVKASAGGGGRGMRVVESADDLDGAVASASREAMSAFSDGTVFLERYVQRPRHVEIQLLADMHGTVVSLFERECSVQRRHQKVIEEAPSPVVDDDLRARMGAAAVAAAQAVGYVGAGTVEFVLDANGGDDDGTFAFLEMNTRLQVEHPVTELVTGLDLVRLQLLVAMGRPLPAEVSKPRITGHAVEARLYAEDPTKGYLPQTGTLRTMQIPDHVGVRVDSGVRDGSVVSHHYDAMLAKVIAWAPTRAEALGALSAALAGARIHGLTTNRDLLVRVLRHDEFAGRGTDTGFLDRHDVADLGAALIDRDGEGLHAIAATLAQVAGRRAAAPVQPTLPAGWRNNPSQLQSTGWLTADGRERRVGYALLRDGVEVEVDGKPVEDVSVLVQRPDRVVLETGGVRRGYDVVLDADIAYVDSPAGSTAFTQVPRFLDPSALKPAGSLTAPMPGSVIRLPVAAGDVVTAGQALVVVEAMKMEHTIVSPIDGIVAELSVEVGQQVSTGDALAVVGAAAGADQD; via the coding sequence ATGCCCGTGATCAAGAAGCTGCTGGTGGCCAACCGGGGAGAGATCGCCCGACGCGTGTTTCGCACCTGTCGCGAACTCGGCATCGCGACCGTCGCCGTGTACTCCGACGCCGACGCCGACGCCTGGCACGTGGACGATGCCGACGAGGCCGTCCGGCTACCGGGTTCCTCGCCGGCGGAGACCTACCTCGACGGTGACCGGGTGATCGCCGCCGCCCTCCTCACCGGCGCCGACGCCGTGCATCCCGGCTACGGCTTCATGTCGGAGAACGCCGGCTTCGCGCGGGCCTGCGCCGACGCCGGGCTCGTGTTCGTCGGCCCGCCGCCGGATGCCATCGACGCGATGGGTTCCAAGCTGACGGCCAAGGCGATGATGGCCGATGCGGGCGTGCCGGTTCTCCCGGGCGGCGACGCGACCGGCCTGGACCCCGACAAGCTGCGCAAGCTCGGCGCCGAGATCGGCTACCCGCTGCTGGTCAAGGCGAGCGCGGGTGGCGGCGGGCGCGGCATGCGGGTTGTCGAGTCGGCCGACGACCTCGACGGAGCCGTGGCCTCGGCCTCGCGCGAGGCGATGTCGGCGTTCTCGGACGGCACGGTGTTCCTCGAGCGGTACGTGCAGCGTCCCCGCCACGTTGAGATCCAGCTGTTGGCCGACATGCACGGCACGGTTGTCTCGCTGTTCGAGCGGGAGTGCTCGGTGCAGCGCCGCCACCAAAAGGTCATCGAGGAGGCGCCCTCGCCCGTCGTCGACGACGACCTGCGCGCCCGGATGGGCGCGGCGGCGGTCGCGGCGGCACAGGCCGTGGGTTACGTCGGGGCCGGAACGGTCGAGTTCGTCCTCGACGCGAACGGCGGCGATGACGACGGGACGTTCGCCTTCCTGGAGATGAACACCCGGCTGCAGGTCGAGCACCCGGTCACCGAACTCGTCACCGGGCTCGACCTCGTGCGCCTGCAGTTGCTGGTGGCGATGGGTCGGCCACTGCCTGCCGAGGTGAGCAAGCCGCGGATCACCGGCCACGCGGTCGAGGCCCGGCTCTACGCCGAGGACCCCACGAAGGGCTACCTGCCGCAGACCGGAACGCTGCGCACGATGCAGATCCCCGACCACGTCGGGGTCCGGGTGGACTCCGGCGTGCGCGACGGCTCGGTGGTCAGCCACCACTATGACGCCATGCTGGCCAAGGTGATCGCCTGGGCGCCCACCCGCGCCGAGGCGCTCGGCGCGCTGTCCGCCGCGCTCGCCGGCGCCCGGATCCACGGACTCACCACCAACCGGGATCTGCTGGTTCGCGTTCTGCGCCACGACGAGTTCGCCGGACGCGGCACCGACACCGGGTTCCTCGACCGCCACGACGTGGCCGACCTCGGCGCAGCCCTCATCGACCGCGACGGGGAGGGCTTGCACGCCATCGCGGCCACACTCGCCCAGGTCGCGGGACGCCGCGCGGCGGCCCCCGTCCAGCCGACGCTGCCTGCCGGGTGGCGCAACAACCCGTCCCAACTGCAGTCCACCGGATGGCTGACCGCCGACGGCCGCGAGCGTCGGGTGGGCTATGCGCTGCTCCGCGACGGCGTCGAGGTCGAAGTCGACGGCAAGCCCGTCGAAGACGTCAGCGTGCTCGTGCAGCGGCCGGACCGGGTGGTCCTGGAGACCGGCGGGGTGCGGCGCGGCTACGACGTCGTCCTCGACGCCGACATTGCCTATGTCGACAGCCCTGCCGGGTCCACTGCGTTTACGCAGGTACCACGGTTCCTGGACCCGAGCGCGCTAAAGCCGGCGGGCTCGCTGACGGCGCCTATGCCGGGTTCGGTGATCCGGCTGCCCGTCGCCGCGGGCGACGTCGTGACGGCCGGGCAGGCGCTGGTGGTGGTGGAGGCGATGAAGATGGAACACACCATCGTCAGCCCAATCGACGGGATCGTCGCCGAGCTTTCGGTCGAGGTGGGTCAGCAAGTGTCCACCGGCGATGCCCTCGCGGTGGTCGGAGCGGCCGCCGGTGCAGATCAGGATTGA
- a CDS encoding TetR/AcrR family transcriptional regulator produces the protein MTGNDWLLEQPRAAAATERILQAAASLIGRRGFDDFSIHELAASVHCSPATIYRHAGGKAAICEAVVVRLSSRIVNAVDDAICDLTGHERIVVAVSVALHHLRTEHIVQQLLRSSNPKNRRWIETSPIVTGIATSMIGSDRHDEAAAQWFVRAVLALWHWPASVPGTEREIIERFLGPALSA, from the coding sequence GTGACAGGCAACGACTGGCTACTCGAGCAGCCCAGAGCGGCCGCTGCGACTGAAAGGATTCTCCAGGCGGCCGCGAGTTTGATCGGACGCCGAGGCTTCGATGATTTCTCCATCCACGAACTCGCCGCGTCGGTCCACTGTTCGCCGGCAACGATCTACCGTCACGCGGGTGGGAAAGCCGCGATTTGCGAAGCGGTCGTGGTGAGGCTGTCGTCGCGCATCGTAAACGCCGTGGACGACGCAATCTGCGATTTGACAGGGCATGAGCGGATCGTCGTCGCCGTCAGCGTGGCCCTACACCACCTCCGCACGGAACACATTGTCCAACAACTGCTTCGGTCATCCAATCCGAAGAACCGGCGATGGATCGAGACCTCGCCCATCGTCACCGGCATCGCGACAAGCATGATCGGCTCAGACCGTCACGACGAGGCCGCCGCCCAGTGGTTCGTACGCGCAGTGCTTGCGCTGTGGCACTGGCCGGCAAGCGTTCCTGGCACAGAACGTGAGATCATTGAGCGGTTCCTCGGGCCAGCTTTGAGCGCGTAA
- a CDS encoding cytochrome P450, translated as MSRWRSDSAVRQIGAPVVAAVGMNIAAAVRVRRRGYAGWTGAVNTDYDPLDPATAAQPFDAYRALHAGGRVHYNPKRATFILSRHEDIRAALRDTDAVTSSQGVTRMKISAPILVLTDGDDHTRLRKQVQPGFTRGAMSDWQGMADQLAKELVADVVANPGCDVMERLAVPLPIRMIAHIIGIPPEDVQNFRSWSEDGVGVINAGVSPAGLRQGLKGVRAIAALRRYFKDQLASGKLKGSDTVLGRLVDNNEDGKLSDDELFFIAMLLLFAGNETTTNLIGGMFDTLAHAPDQFAMIRDDPDLIPSAVEEQLRYSAPIQNLYRYTRTDYRVGEVTIPSGSRLLLAFGAANRDPEVFEDPDTYRADRNPRNHIAFGYGVHMCIGATLSRMEGQAVLRELTSQASAIAAAGSATWSTNSSLRGTTYLPIRLTPAR; from the coding sequence ATGAGTAGATGGCGCTCGGATAGCGCGGTGCGGCAAATCGGGGCACCGGTGGTGGCGGCTGTCGGAATGAACATTGCTGCGGCCGTACGGGTCCGGCGCCGTGGCTATGCAGGATGGACCGGTGCGGTAAACACCGATTACGATCCACTCGATCCAGCGACCGCGGCGCAGCCATTCGATGCCTATCGCGCGCTGCACGCCGGAGGGCGGGTGCACTACAACCCCAAACGTGCGACCTTCATTCTGAGCCGACACGAAGACATCCGAGCAGCCCTACGCGACACCGACGCCGTCACAAGTAGCCAGGGCGTCACCCGAATGAAGATCTCGGCACCGATCTTGGTGCTCACCGACGGCGATGACCACACCCGGCTTCGCAAACAGGTTCAACCCGGGTTCACCAGGGGAGCTATGAGCGACTGGCAGGGGATGGCAGACCAACTCGCCAAAGAACTCGTCGCCGACGTCGTCGCCAACCCCGGTTGCGACGTTATGGAGCGCCTCGCCGTGCCTTTGCCCATCCGAATGATCGCGCACATAATCGGGATTCCGCCCGAAGATGTCCAGAACTTCCGATCATGGTCCGAAGACGGTGTCGGCGTCATCAATGCCGGCGTGAGCCCCGCCGGGCTGCGGCAGGGGCTCAAGGGGGTTCGGGCGATTGCGGCACTGCGCCGGTACTTCAAGGATCAGTTGGCCTCGGGCAAGCTCAAGGGGTCAGATACCGTACTGGGTCGGCTCGTCGATAACAACGAGGACGGCAAGCTCTCCGACGACGAGCTCTTCTTCATCGCGATGCTCCTGTTATTCGCTGGGAATGAAACCACCACCAACCTCATCGGCGGGATGTTCGACACCCTTGCCCACGCCCCCGATCAGTTCGCCATGATCCGAGACGATCCCGACCTGATCCCCAGCGCTGTCGAGGAACAGCTGCGGTACTCGGCGCCCATCCAAAACCTGTACCGCTACACTCGCACCGACTACAGGGTCGGCGAGGTGACTATCCCGAGCGGGTCGCGGCTCTTGTTGGCATTCGGCGCGGCCAATCGCGACCCTGAGGTCTTCGAGGATCCCGATACCTACCGCGCTGACCGAAATCCGCGCAATCACATCGCATTCGGCTACGGCGTTCACATGTGCATCGGAGCAACCCTCAGTCGCATGGAGGGCCAGGCGGTGCTCCGCGAACTCACTTCCCAAGCCTCGGCCATCGCAGCGGCCGGTTCGGCCACCTGGTCAACCAACAGCTCACTTCGGGGCACCACTTATCTGCCGATTCGGCTGACACCCGCGCGGTGA